Proteins encoded in a region of the Rhizophagus irregularis chromosome 24, complete sequence genome:
- a CDS encoding uncharacterized protein (SECRETED:cutsite_VSC-QD; SECRETED:prob_0.4857); SECRETED:SignalP(1-27): MNHFNFMIILVSLLALSLLNSVDFVSCQDPAPAPAPGTPAPGTPAPAPAPETPAPAPAAPVIIPTTIGTITKEPDLSSVPQGLLVPKGNNFAFILNARGNQKYQCVSTSKQWLHVDSEAMLINDKNDIQQHFDPAFVVVQHNTTKTPTQGGNYTWNSLLPSDNSQVIAKVVNSADSPQSTNNVPWELNVATFRSDAGRLSKISYILKINTNGGAAPPTDQCGVQYIDGFIQPVQYEADYLFYEGTLPGSGTPTDQPANPSESASSTSTSKTNDGYSSKPIGPGKLSWVAIVGFISVGVISF, encoded by the exons ATGAaccattttaattttatgataattttagttagtttattagctttaagtttattaaattctgTCGATTTTGTCTCATGTCAAGATCCAGCACCAGCACCAGCTCCAGGAACTCCAGCTCCAGGAACTCCTGCTCCTGCTCCAGCTCCAGAAACTCCAGCTCCTGCTCCTGCTGCTCCAGTAATAATACCTACCACTATCGGAACTATAacaa AGGAACCTGATTTATCATCAGTACCACAAGGTCTTCTTGTGccaaaaggaaataattttgCTTTCATACTTAACGCGCGTggaaatcaaaaatatcaatgTGTCTCCACTTCCAAACAATGGTTACATG TTGATTCTGAAGCTATGCTCATCAACGACAAAAATGATATACAACAACATTTTGATCCCGCTTTTGTAGTAGTACAACACAATACAACCAAGACGC CTACTCAGGGTGGAAATTATACTTGGAATTCCTTACTCCCAAGTGATAATAGCCAAGTAATTGCTAAGGTCGTAAATTCTGCTGATTCCCCCCAAAGTACTAATAATGTACCTTGGGAATTAAATGTCGCCACA tttaggaGTGATGCAGGTAGACTTAGCAAGATATCATATAtccttaaaataaatacaaatggTGGTGCTGCCCCTCCTACGGATCAAt GCGGGGTACAATATATTGATGGTTTTATACAACCTGTTCAATACGAAGctgattatttgttttatgaAGGTACTTTACCTGGTTCTGGTACACCTACTGATCAACCTGCTAACCCTTCTGAATCTGCTTCTTCGACATCTACTTCTAAGACTAATGATGGTTATTCTTCAAAACCAATTGGTCCTGGAAAATTGAGTTGGGTTGCCATTGTTGGATTTATTTCTGTTGGTGTTATATCATTCTAG